From one Oxobacter pfennigii genomic stretch:
- a CDS encoding FAD-dependent oxidoreductase, whose product MKRFISMLLCICILIAIAGCTDSKNGQGENKDKNEIVNPINGNFEGTANGMQGPITVSITVKDSKITAIEFKKNSETPNVAVVAVERIPKQIIEHQSLSVDTVTGATLASYGIINAVANAAKAAGLDVDALKANKVTAQPKEPQTWDTDVLVMGGGGAGLSAAINAAEQGAKVILIEKGSVLGGNTMMAGAAYNAVDPGAQSVMILTKSQKATMDGYLALDPADPKLKFDVYPEWQEVLTELKADIKAFYAKNAGKEAGVDMPGFDSVSLHMWHVYTGGLRQLTDGTWIAPSIVLARKFANSALDSFVWMGEAGLNSSYGADAKYGGAPGLGTVLGAMWPRTHSFMSGAERIPQLEKVAKEKGVKIYTETRGTELLTDASGKVVGAKAEQADGTNITVNTAKGVVLATGGYSANAAMVKKYDKYWGKDLSDTTLSTNMGTNEGDGIIMAETIGAELTGMEVAQMMPSSSPIKGTMTDGIWADASEQIWIDGKGNRFVNEYAERDVLAKTSLALEDGIFYIIYAGRGDANKPEQLIKGTKYDERVAAMVEGGHIWYGNTLAELAEATKKPAAGVAPAFTEEQLRATIEKYNSYVAAQKDDDFGKEVISGAIDLDYIDSDDEVGICISPRKSSLHHTMGGVVIDTEAHVINKDGKIIPGLWAAGEVTGGLHAGNRLGGNAIADIFTFGRIAGINAATGK is encoded by the coding sequence CTTATTGCAATTGCAGGGTGCACTGACAGCAAAAATGGACAAGGAGAAAATAAAGACAAAAACGAAATAGTAAACCCCATTAACGGCAATTTCGAAGGTACTGCAAATGGTATGCAGGGACCGATAACTGTAAGCATAACTGTTAAAGACAGTAAAATCACAGCCATTGAGTTTAAAAAGAACTCAGAAACTCCAAATGTTGCGGTAGTAGCAGTTGAACGTATACCCAAACAGATAATCGAGCATCAAAGCTTATCTGTGGACACTGTAACCGGAGCAACTTTAGCCAGCTATGGCATTATCAATGCCGTTGCCAATGCTGCCAAAGCTGCCGGTTTGGATGTTGATGCACTAAAGGCAAATAAGGTAACAGCTCAGCCTAAGGAACCTCAAACATGGGATACAGATGTTCTGGTAATGGGAGGCGGAGGTGCCGGCCTGTCAGCAGCAATCAACGCCGCTGAACAAGGCGCCAAAGTTATTCTTATTGAAAAAGGTTCCGTGTTAGGCGGAAATACTATGATGGCAGGAGCAGCATATAATGCTGTTGATCCCGGAGCACAAAGCGTAATGATATTGACTAAATCCCAAAAGGCTACAATGGATGGATATCTTGCCCTTGATCCGGCTGATCCCAAGCTTAAATTTGACGTTTATCCCGAATGGCAAGAAGTATTGACAGAGCTTAAAGCTGATATCAAAGCATTTTATGCAAAAAATGCCGGTAAGGAAGCCGGAGTTGATATGCCGGGTTTTGACTCAGTATCACTGCATATGTGGCATGTTTATACCGGAGGCCTTCGTCAATTAACTGACGGTACATGGATTGCTCCAAGCATTGTGCTTGCAAGAAAGTTTGCCAACAGCGCTCTTGATTCTTTCGTATGGATGGGAGAAGCCGGCCTTAATTCATCTTATGGCGCTGATGCAAAATACGGCGGCGCTCCCGGATTGGGTACCGTTCTTGGTGCTATGTGGCCAAGGACCCACAGCTTCATGTCAGGCGCTGAACGCATTCCTCAACTTGAAAAAGTCGCAAAGGAAAAAGGCGTTAAAATATATACCGAAACCAGAGGTACCGAGCTTTTGACAGATGCATCAGGAAAGGTAGTTGGTGCAAAAGCCGAGCAGGCAGACGGCACAAATATCACTGTCAATACAGCTAAAGGCGTTGTCCTTGCTACAGGCGGATACAGCGCAAATGCGGCAATGGTCAAAAAGTATGATAAATATTGGGGAAAAGACCTGTCAGATACAACATTATCAACAAACATGGGCACTAACGAAGGCGATGGAATTATAATGGCAGAAACGATAGGAGCAGAGCTAACGGGTATGGAAGTTGCTCAGATGATGCCTTCTTCATCTCCCATCAAAGGAACCATGACTGACGGTATCTGGGCAGATGCTTCAGAACAGATTTGGATTGACGGCAAGGGAAACAGGTTTGTAAATGAATATGCAGAACGTGATGTACTTGCTAAAACTTCACTGGCTCTTGAAGATGGTATTTTCTATATTATCTATGCAGGCAGAGGAGATGCTAATAAGCCTGAACAGCTTATAAAAGGCACCAAATATGATGAACGTGTGGCTGCCATGGTTGAAGGCGGTCATATATGGTACGGCAATACCCTTGCCGAATTAGCAGAAGCTACTAAAAAACCGGCTGCCGGTGTTGCTCCCGCATTTACCGAAGAACAACTGCGCGCTACAATTGAAAAATACAACAGCTATGTAGCAGCTCAAAAAGATGATGACTTTGGAAAGGAAGTTATATCCGGAGCTATAGATCTTGATTATATAGATTCTGATGATGAAGTTGGAATTTGTATAAGCCCCAGAAAATCTTCATTGCATCATACAATGGGCGGTGTTGTTATCGATACCGAAGCTCATGTTATAAACAAGGACGGCAAAATCATTCCCGGTTTATGGGCAGCCGGAGAAGTCACAGGCGGACTCCATGCCGGCAACAGGCTGGGCGGAAATGCTATAGCTGATATATTTACCTTTGGACGTATTGCCGGAATAAATGCAGCAACCGGAAAATAA